The following are encoded together in the Capsulimonas corticalis genome:
- a CDS encoding helix-turn-helix transcriptional regulator — translation MTNNDILPLDISAIHQRGAASPIHAGDAGQFLSRGIGRHPSRILSHFDLIYVQSGVLRIQEDSAAFEVKGGESLLLWPGRRHWGTEDYPPDLAFYWLHFAIRTDESDPQISPAISVPQHAVVARPRQLTELFRRYLDDQESPDRDQLSADLMVSLILCEISRAIRSGTEPVVERSPLANLAKQFIQANSHLPITTSSIAKSIDVNPNYLSRIFRRDFGITVTDAIHQSRMAQARFYLMENDYNVETIARLCGYDSAIYFRRVFHRLHAMSPLEYRRLYLKVHVIGY, via the coding sequence GACATTTCCGCGATCCATCAGAGAGGAGCCGCCTCGCCCATTCACGCCGGAGACGCGGGGCAATTTCTTTCGCGCGGGATCGGACGCCATCCCAGCCGCATCCTGAGTCATTTCGATCTGATTTACGTTCAGTCCGGCGTTTTGCGCATTCAGGAAGACAGCGCGGCGTTTGAAGTCAAGGGCGGCGAATCGCTGCTGCTCTGGCCAGGCCGTCGCCATTGGGGGACGGAGGATTACCCTCCGGATCTGGCGTTCTACTGGCTGCACTTCGCGATCCGAACGGACGAGAGCGATCCGCAAATCTCTCCCGCAATCTCCGTTCCGCAGCATGCCGTTGTGGCGCGCCCGCGCCAGTTGACGGAGCTCTTTCGTCGTTATCTTGACGACCAGGAATCCCCGGATCGCGATCAGCTCTCCGCCGATCTCATGGTATCCCTGATACTCTGCGAGATTTCCCGCGCGATTCGGAGCGGCACCGAGCCGGTCGTCGAGCGATCCCCGCTGGCCAATCTGGCGAAGCAGTTCATTCAGGCCAATTCCCACTTGCCGATCACAACATCGTCCATCGCCAAAAGCATCGACGTCAACCCCAACTACCTCTCACGTATCTTCCGCCGTGACTTCGGGATTACCGTTACGGACGCCATTCACCAATCGCGTATGGCGCAGGCGCGCTTCTACCTCATGGAAAACGACTACAATGTCGAGACGATCGCTCGTCTCTGCGGATACGACAGCGCCATTTATTTCCGACGCGTCTTCCACCGCCTCCACGCAATGTCGCCGCTGGAATATCGCCGCCTTTACCTCAAGGTCCACGTCATCGGCTACTGA
- a CDS encoding CheR family methyltransferase, which translates to MTLPVFSPAPTPVAGGGFDDADYDSFIKKVQAKTGIKLADYKPEQMRRRVSTMATRSGFHSFMAYYNAMERDAELLAGFLDKMTINVSELLRNPNRFDDLVKKVLPPLMAQRKNAALNIWSAGCSYGAEAYTLAMLMHEISPAVPHRIKGTDIDTEILARARDPRFNSADMLNISPERRAAHFPSAGADAWTSAPHLRSKCQFAKHDLLAGPYPKAEYDLILCRNVVIYFTDPAKERIYRGFYESLKPGGVLFVGGTERLSDHRAIGFELQIPFFYRKPL; encoded by the coding sequence ATGACACTTCCAGTATTCTCTCCTGCCCCGACGCCGGTTGCGGGCGGCGGCTTCGATGACGCCGACTACGATAGCTTTATTAAGAAGGTCCAGGCGAAGACCGGCATCAAGCTTGCGGACTATAAGCCGGAGCAGATGCGGCGCCGCGTGAGCACCATGGCGACCCGTTCCGGCTTCCACTCCTTCATGGCGTATTACAACGCCATGGAGCGAGACGCCGAGCTGCTGGCGGGCTTTCTGGACAAGATGACGATCAACGTTTCGGAGCTGCTGCGCAATCCGAACCGCTTCGATGACCTTGTGAAGAAGGTTCTGCCGCCGCTGATGGCGCAGCGCAAGAACGCCGCCCTGAATATCTGGAGCGCCGGCTGCTCCTACGGCGCCGAAGCGTATACCCTGGCGATGCTGATGCACGAGATCTCGCCGGCCGTCCCGCACCGCATCAAGGGCACGGACATCGACACCGAGATCCTGGCCCGCGCCCGCGACCCGCGCTTCAACTCGGCCGACATGCTCAACATCTCGCCCGAGCGCCGCGCCGCGCACTTCCCAAGCGCCGGCGCCGACGCCTGGACATCCGCGCCGCACCTGCGCTCCAAGTGCCAGTTCGCCAAGCACGACCTACTGGCCGGCCCGTACCCGAAAGCCGAATACGATCTAATCCTCTGCCGCAACGTCGTGATTTACTTCACCGACCCGGCGAAAGAGCGCATCTATCGCGGATTCTACGAATCGCTCAAACCCGGCGGCGTCCTCTTCGTCGGCGGCACCGAACGCCTCTCCGACCACCGCGCCATCGGCTTCGAGCTCCAGATCCCGTTCTTCTACCGCAAGCCGTTATAA